A section of the Patescibacteria group bacterium genome encodes:
- the dnaJ gene encoding molecular chaperone DnaJ, with protein sequence MAKDYYNILGVSKRASKEEIKKAFRQLAHKYHPDKKDGDEIKFKEVSEAYGVLSNDKKRAEFDAYGRTFSDGGNAGFEGFEGSTGGAGFNAQNFDFGDIFNEFFGGATRERVKRGRDISIDIAVSFKESVFGAQRKVLLTKISKCSTCSGSGSKEDSEFKTCNICNGKGKIHETKSSLIGTFTSVRVCDTCRGTGSIPKDKCNKCKGFGVLRQEEEIAITIPPGISNGEMIRLSGNGEAVSDGMPGDLYIKVHVQEDKIFTKEGNNIRMDLNVKFTDALLGGNYTIQTLDGDITVKIPAGVSFNEILRVRGKGVTIAKNHRGDLLIRVNITVPTKLSRKSKQLIEELKKEGV encoded by the coding sequence ATGGCAAAAGATTACTACAATATTTTGGGGGTATCGAAGCGGGCAAGCAAGGAGGAGATCAAAAAAGCATTTCGGCAACTTGCCCATAAATATCATCCGGACAAAAAAGACGGTGATGAAATTAAATTTAAAGAGGTCAGCGAAGCCTACGGTGTGCTCTCGAATGACAAGAAGCGCGCAGAGTTTGATGCATACGGAAGAACGTTCAGTGATGGTGGAAATGCCGGATTTGAGGGCTTTGAGGGATCTACAGGAGGGGCAGGATTTAACGCTCAAAATTTTGATTTTGGGGATATTTTTAATGAATTTTTCGGTGGCGCAACAAGAGAGCGTGTTAAACGCGGGCGTGATATTTCAATTGACATAGCGGTATCATTTAAAGAGTCTGTATTTGGAGCACAGCGGAAAGTATTGCTCACCAAAATTTCCAAATGCAGCACTTGCAGTGGTAGTGGTTCAAAAGAAGACTCTGAATTCAAAACCTGCAATATTTGTAACGGAAAAGGGAAAATACATGAGACCAAGAGCTCACTCATCGGCACTTTTACCAGTGTTCGTGTATGTGATACCTGCCGTGGAACAGGCTCAATTCCGAAAGACAAGTGTAATAAATGCAAAGGATTTGGAGTATTAAGGCAGGAAGAGGAAATAGCGATTACCATTCCTCCTGGCATCAGTAATGGTGAGATGATTCGTCTTTCAGGAAACGGAGAAGCAGTATCAGACGGTATGCCGGGGGATCTTTATATCAAAGTGCATGTGCAGGAAGACAAAATATTTACCAAAGAGGGAAATAATATACGAATGGATCTCAACGTCAAATTCACAGACGCACTACTCGGGGGTAATTACACAATCCAAACTCTAGATGGCGATATCACCGTCAAGATTCCTGCTGGAGTATCTTTCAATGAGATTCTGAGAGTCAGAGGAAAAGGTGTGACAATTGCAAAAAATCACCGAGGAGATTTGCTCATTCGTGTGAATATAACAGTACCTACAAAACTTTCAAGAAAAAGTAAACAATTGATTGAGGAGTTGAAAAAAGAAGGAGTGTAA